A region of Tigriopus californicus strain San Diego chromosome 7, Tcal_SD_v2.1, whole genome shotgun sequence DNA encodes the following proteins:
- the LOC131883988 gene encoding uncharacterized protein LOC131883988, which translates to MMKPLPQSSGRKVKISTSIAYPTTSSGPRYKGNSKTRGGDKHHRSRIDSQSSDEEDDQLGRFDVNRGMDYSTDIKAALSEARKRSVKVFKKTVMDEEEFRLTGGLPGCIERAKSLLIRKKISSAMRYLDFALSHYLRENPYNKIEPPDILQVKLIRAQCLLCESKYSEAQKEADHILSYWKNNAIALSISAEAMYYQCEFERALMTFHQGFNARTELYTSTFKEGIKKSKVAILRTLTALDLSINEWNTSPQGKQLEKSFHRFINDMVETMKLNTIHIDVGDQGPSGISKQILTDSAEIPMFINLSTMAPLCELKNRAKRKISARREAEEQRLAALALEDKPKNRQGKKTRAGGRAQKDLNLKRLKKDEKFLDSLKECFGGKQDEQKKILGRFSTLDPNTTGRKSTKADASVYFSAMNKRKRNVDKSVVKAADEVLEFIGGRKKFWSIQRYGMKEEEKAKVSQKPEPAKVMTHPTVTKLRLQ; encoded by the exons ATGATGAAACCTTTGCCGCAG TCTTCAGGTCGGAAGGTCAAGATTTCGACCAGCATTGCTTACCCAACCACTTCGAGCGGGCCCAGATACAAGGGGAACTCAAAGACCCGTGGGGGAGATAAGCATCACCGATCACGAATCGATTCTCAGAGCTCGGATGAAGAGGACGATCAGTTGGGTCGATTTGACGTAAACCGCGGAATGGATTATTCCACGGATATTAAGGCTGCCCTGAGTGAAGCCCGGAAGCGCTCGGTCAAGGTCTTCAAGAAGACTGTCATGGATGAGGAAGAGTTCAGGCTCACCGGGGGATTACCCGGGTGTATTGAGAGGGCCAAGAGCCTCTTGATAAGGAAAAAGATAAGCAGCGCAATGAG GTACCTGGACTTTGCTCTCAGTCATTACCTACGAGAAAATCCCTACAACAAAATCGAGCCTCCTGACATCCTTCAAGTGAAGCTAATCCGAGCTCAATGCCTCTTATGTGAGTCCAAATACTCTGAGGCCCAAAAAGAGGCCGACCACATCTTGAGCTATTGGAAGAACAACGCAATAGCTTTATCCATAAGCGCGGAAGCCATGTACTACCAGTGTGAG TTTGAAAGGGCCCTAATGACATTTCATCAAGGCTTCAATGCTCGAACCGAGTTATACACATCTACCTTTAAGGAGGGCATCAAGAAGTCTAAAGTGGCCATCCTTCGAACTTTGACTGCTTTGGATCTGAGCATCAATGAGTGGAACACCAGTCCACAAGGCAAGCAACTTGAAAAGTCATTCCATCGCTTTATCAACGACATGGTGGAGACAATGA AACTGAATACCATTCATATCGACGTTGGAGACCAAGGTCCAAGTGGGATCTCAAAGCAAATACTAACGG ATTCGGCGGAAATTCCGATGTTCATCAACCTGTCAACAATGGCTCCATTATGCGAATTGAAAAACCGCGCTAAACGGAAAATCAGCGCCAGAAGGGAGGCCGAGGAACAACGATTGGCAGCCTTGGCATTAGAAGATAAGCCCAAGAACCGACAAGGCAAAAAGACCCGTGCGGGTGGTCGTGCCCAGAAGGATTTGAATCTGAAAAGACTCAAAAAGGACGAGAAGTTCTTAGATTCTCTCAAGG AATGTTTTGGCGGCAAGCAGgatgaacaaaagaaaattttagGAAGATTCTCAACGCTGGATCCCAATACAACAG GACGAAAATCCACCAAAGCCGACGCATCAGTATATTTTTCGGCTATGAATAAGCGGAAACGTAATGTGGACAAATCTGTGGTGAAAGCTGCAGATGAAGTCCTGGAATTCATAGGAGGACGCAAGAAGTTCTGGTCCATTCAGAGATATGGCatgaaagaggaagaaaaggccAAGGTATCTCAAAAACCTGAGCCTGCCAAGGTTATGACCCATCCGACCGTAACGAAATTGAGGCTCCAATGA